Part of the Nitrospirota bacterium genome is shown below.
CATAAGCCTTTGAACCTTTATAGCCTTTTCTCCTATATCCTCTATTTTTCTCACATAGGAGATATGGGGAATGTTTAGAAGCTCTGCCACCTCGGGTCCTACCTGTGCAGTGTCTCCGTCTATTGCCTGCTTGCCACAGATGATTATATCTGCATCGAGCCTCTCTACTGCCTTTGAAAGGGCATATGAGGTGGCTAATGTATCTGAGCCTGCAAAAGCCTTTCCTGTTAAGAGAACCCCTTCGTCAACACCCATGGCTATAACATCCCTGAGCGCAACCTCTGCTTGTGGAGGGCCCATTGTAAGGGCAGTAACTTTTCCTTTGCCGAGCTTTTCTTTAATGGATAATGCGGCCTCTACTGCATGCATGTCATATGGGTTTATGATGCTTGGCACACCCTCTCTCATAAGTGTGCCTGTCTCTGGGTTAATCCTTACCTCAGCAGTGTCAGGAACCTGTTTTATGCAGACAACTATATTCACGATTGAAATTTAATTATACGACTTCGCCATATGGCTCTGCAATAGCATGAATTGCCCCTTCAAAAATCTACTCCAACAGGATTCGTTGAATCGTTGCCATCTCCTTTTTTTATAGGTTCAATTTCAATTCCCTAAGTGCTTGAATTA
Proteins encoded:
- a CDS encoding electron transfer flavoprotein subunit beta/FixA family protein, which gives rise to MNIVVCIKQVPDTAEVRINPETGTLMREGVPSIINPYDMHAVEAALSIKEKLGKGKVTALTMGPPQAEVALRDVIAMGVDEGVLLTGKAFAGSDTLATSYALSKAVERLDADIIICGKQAIDGDTAQVGPEVAELLNIPHISYVRKIEDIGEKAIKVQRLMDDGSDIVESSLPLLLTVVKELNEPRLPSLKGKITAKKAEIKKWSPEDIGADEERLGLKGSATQVKRIFAPEQRGDRRILKGKVEEQVDELINELKGLKCL